One Streptomyces sp. CG4 genomic window, GCGCGCGAGGACGTCATCGCCCGGGTACCGGACGGCATGGGCACACTCCGACGCGACCATCGCCGCGCTCCCGCTGGACGCGGTGGGCCGGATACCGGGCGGCCCGGGCAAGGACGTGACCCTGCACCGGATCCTGACCCACATGATCGCCGAGACCCACCGGCACGCCGGACAGGCCGACGTCGTACGGGAGTTGATCGACAGGTCGGCGGGCCAGCGCCCGGAGGGACTCAATGTCGCGCCGCACGACCCCGAGCACGTCGGCCGGGTAGAGCGAGCGGCGAAGGAAGCGGCAGCAGTAACCCCCTAAGGGGCGCGGGGCTGTTTCTATGTGCGGCTCCGCCACGGGCGGCAGCGGGCACGACCAGCGGAGGGCTACCGCTCGGTCACCTTCCCGTCCGCCACCTCCAAGCGCCTGCTCACCCGGACCGCGTCCAGCATGCGGCGGTCGTGGGTGACCAGGAGAAGCGTGCCCTCGTAGGAGTCGAG contains:
- a CDS encoding DUF664 domain-containing protein encodes the protein MGRIPGGPGKDVTLHRILTHMIAETHRHAGQADVVRELIDRSAGQRPEGLNVAPHDPEHVGRVERAAKEAAAVTP